The Haloplanus sp. CK5-1 genome contains a region encoding:
- a CDS encoding helix-turn-helix domain-containing protein, translating into MSEPPQTHSAAEKDTKEARLENPSGVLYLFQHESVPILIDAILTLPPGREFNKTEFADHAGVTRQTVSNYINVLLQTDVVEEVPNTSPRRYRVAKSDVVQELFELNSALNAAGESATNG; encoded by the coding sequence ATGAGCGAGCCACCGCAGACCCACTCGGCGGCGGAGAAAGACACCAAGGAGGCCCGTCTAGAGAATCCGAGCGGCGTCCTCTACCTCTTCCAGCACGAGAGCGTCCCGATTCTCATCGACGCTATCCTCACGCTTCCACCTGGACGGGAGTTCAACAAGACCGAATTCGCCGATCACGCCGGCGTCACCCGGCAAACCGTGAGCAACTACATCAACGTTCTCTTGCAGACCGATGTGGTTGAGGAGGTTCCGAACACGTCCCCGCGCCGGTATCGTGTCGCGAAGAGCGACGTCGTCCAGGAGCTTTTCGAACTGAACAGTGCCCTGAACGCCGCCGGCGAGTCAGCTACCAACGGCTGA
- a CDS encoding PGF-CTERM sorting domain-containing protein, whose protein sequence is MVDTSLEANVGTIGGQVAIEDSEANVTGTALGAQSVTVIFVGERGNTVYQTISVDDTMVVAGTTNLQPDDNSITVELLTEEGDSVALSTTQEWSTDGSCMVSLELEDVETGTYDVEADDSYNEDLASVEIVQNRQTATPEPTDTPEPTDTPEPTDTVTDTPEPTDMPTDTATATPTLEGGPGFGAIIAVIALLAAALLATRRDT, encoded by the coding sequence GTGGTCGACACGAGCCTCGAAGCGAACGTTGGCACGATCGGCGGCCAGGTCGCGATCGAGGACTCGGAGGCCAACGTGACGGGGACCGCACTCGGTGCCCAGTCGGTCACGGTGATCTTCGTGGGTGAGCGTGGCAACACGGTCTACCAGACGATCTCCGTCGACGACACGATGGTCGTCGCCGGCACGACGAACCTCCAGCCCGACGACAACTCGATCACCGTCGAGCTGCTGACCGAGGAGGGCGACTCGGTCGCCCTGTCGACGACCCAAGAGTGGTCGACTGACGGTTCCTGCATGGTCAGCCTCGAGCTCGAGGACGTCGAGACGGGGACCTACGACGTTGAAGCTGACGACAGCTACAACGAGGACCTCGCGTCGGTAGAGATCGTCCAGAACCGACAGACTGCGACGCCGGAACCGACGGACACGCCGGAGCCGACGGACACGCCGGAGCCGACCGACACGGTGACGGACACGCCGGAACCGACGGACATGCCGACGGACACGGCGACTGCGACGCCGACGTTGGAAGGCGGACCGGGCTTCGGTGCGATCATCGCGGTCATCGCGCTCTTGGCGGCTGCGCTGCTGGCCACCCGGCGCGACACCTAA